The nucleotide sequence CTCTAAGATCAATTCTCCATCTGTAAAATTTTTAGATACAGGGAATTTTTCAAATTTCACGTCTAATTTTTTATAATGAGTTATTACCTCTTCTGTAATAGAATCCAGATCTCCCAATATAAGTTTGGGAATTACTCCCAAATTATAGGCATGGTTTGCTCCACCATCTGCGCAATATATATCATATTCATTGTATTTTATATCTTTATAATAATCTGCTTTTAAGTTAACCCTTCCACTTAAAAATATTATTGCCTTTTTTTTCATCCTATTCTCCCTCATCTCTTTTGGTATTTACCTCTATAAATACAGGTAGATGATCTGAAATTACCTTTCTTATCTCCCTGTAATTGTTGTCTGTAAAATCTAATACCCCACTTCTTCCTGTATACCATCCTTGCATCAATTCATAGGGATAAAAGATGTGATCATAACTAGATACCAGACCACTTTTTCCTATGGTCGTCTTTTGATTAGGAGGTATTGCATCGACAATCACATCAGAATGCTTTAAGAATCCAGAAAAAGCATCATCATATGAAGGGATATTAAAATCTCCTCCAATTATAACTATATTTTCTTCATCACTTTTATCATATTCTTCTTTAAACCAATCATATACATCGATCATCTGCATGCCCTCTAGCTGCCTTTCAGTTTTTTTCTTTCCAAATATTGAATGTACCAAAACATAGGTGAATTTAAAGTCTCCCATTTGAAATTTAGCACCATATGGTTCTCTCATAAAGTATTTTCCTCTGTTTTCTTCTGGATAAAATTTACCTTTTTTTAGGAGTTTTACCCTGTCTGTTCTATAGATATATGCAAAATATTCCCTGTATTTCTTACTTCCTACTGCATAGGGAGAGATATGATACCTCCACTCTACCCCTGTCTGAGCTTTCAGTTCATTGGTCAGTTTTTTCACTTCATCTTTTTTCATAACCTCTTGAATTCCTGTCAGATCAAAGGAAGATATGATACTAGCTAGTCCCTCTATCTTTTCCTGCCTGTGATCATTTTTCCATCCTAGATGAAGGGTATTAAAACTGGCAATATGTGCTGTTGATCCAAAGGCAAATATACCAATAGTCAGAAATATTACTATTAATTTTAATATCTTTTTCATAGCTTCCCCTCCCATATCCTCTATTATTTTCTTCTTATCCCTAACTTTTCTTTTCTATAATTATCCAGATATTTTAAACTTACGAATTTCATTTTAGTTTAAAAAAACCTAGAAAATTAAAATTTTCTAGGTTTAAATACCTCTTACTTAGCTCTTTCTACATATTTACCTGTTCTTGTGTCAATTCTGATTAATTCATCCATCTCAATAAATAATGGAACCATTAATTCATAGCCAGTTTCAATTGTAGCAGATTTAAGTGCTTTTCCTGTAGTATCACCTTTTAATCCAGGCTCTGTATAAGTAACTTTGAATACCATATGGTTTTCTAATTCTACTCCTACTGGTCTTCCTTCATAGAATAAGATATCGATGATAACTTCTTCCTTTAAGTAGTTTACAGCACCATCTAAGTCATCTTTTTGTAATCCAATTTGCTCAAATGTTTCTTGATTCATGAAGTTATATTCTCCACCATCTTCATATAAAAATTGCATAGATTGCTTATCTAACATGATGTCATTCATCATATCAGATGCCTTTACTGTAGTTTCGTTGATTCTTCCACTGATAAGATCCTTTACTTTAAAAGTGATCTCAGGTGCTCTTTGTCTCTTTCCTGATGTTGATTGGAATCTTTCTGCCTTTAATATTAAAAATGGTACTCCATTTACTTCAAATGTACTTCCTGCTCTTAATTTATCTGCCGATTTCATTTTATTCCTCCATATTTTTTCTTTTTCCTTGATAGCCGATCAAAATGATCGACATTTTTAATTAATTATACAATAATTCGTAAGAATCTTCAAGATAAATAAGGGTTATTTATGTCTTTCATGAAAGCTTATCAGGTCATATATATCTTTTTTCATATAGGGACTCCCTACCTTATTTTGAACTTTTTTCCATAATTCTCTAAATTTTTCAAAGTTCATCCTTTTTATCATTAGGGTTGATTCCTTCAAATATTTTATATCCGCCTTGGTCATTCCCATTCCATGGAGGAGAGTTTTTTTAATTTTATAATAATTTTCACTGTCTAATTCTAAACCATTATAATAAAATCCCAAAAATTCATCGGATAAGTTCTTTTCCTGATAGATAACTCTTCTAACTTCAGTAGCTATATAGTCAATACTTAATTCTTTTTTTATCTGTCCCCTGTCTTCCCCTTCAAAACTAAAGAAAGGTAAGAATACTTGGTACATATGATAACTTCTCATAGATTTGGTAAAGGCATACATCTTCTTTAAAAGGGGATGTAGTTTTTCATCTGACCTAATCAGTCCTTTATTTATTGCATATGTACTTCCCAAATGAGGATAAAGTGTAATTGTAAAGTCTTCTGAATGAACAAAATTAATTATGTGTTCGTCGTATTTATTATTTTTTTTGAATTTCTTAATAAATTTCCTTGCCCTGGTCAGCTCCTCATAGATCATATCTTCATTGAAGAAGTCATCTATAAAAACTTTAGGACTCATTACCAATTCATTTTTTTGTTCTTCTTTTTTAGCAAAAAAGGGCAATAAAGGCTTATTAGTTGTTGTAAATATATTTTCCAACCTTTTCTCTGCATCTTCATCTAATTCCAGTTTAAACTCTAATTTAGAGATTTTTTTTATACTCTCTTTATCTTTTATATAGTTATTTCTTTTCAAAAGTTTCAAAAGGTAACTGTAGTAATAAGTTTTTACCCTTTTATACAGAACTTCGTTATTTCTTAGAGACGGACATTTCCTCTCTGCTATTAAATCAAATTCTAAAAAATCCTCTAAACTTAAGATCCCAACTTTATTGATTCCAACAGCATTCCACGTGTAAACCTTTGGGATCCCATACTCTTCTAAGTCAGAGATCAAGGCAACATATTGAGCTATTCCTCCCCCTAGGGAATGTCCAGTCAGAGCTATACTTTCATGCTCTATCTTTAACATTTTCTTATAAAATTCTACTCCCTGTTCTAATTGTTTTGGTTTTCTGTCCACACCTAGTAAAAGATCAGTTTCTATAAAATCTTTATATGCTTCACCAAATGAACTGAGTTCTGTCCCCCTATAGGAGATAACTATCTGTTTATTTTTTTCAAAAGCTATAGCATAAAAGCCTGTTTTTTCTGTTCCCTGTTTATAGGTATCGTCCATTATACCTATGATTTTCCATTCACATAAAAAAGTATGGAATGTTCTTTCAAATATCTCACTTCCCCCATAGGACCAAACCTCATTGGGGAAAGAAAGTAGCCTTTTTTTTGATTCACTGTTTAAAAACAAGATTTCCTCCAAGGAAAATCCTATATCTTCCTCTTTAAAATCACCATATGAAAGACCACTGAGAACTAAATAATCTAATTCTGTTATCATAATTTTACCACCTTAAAATATCAATCTCAATAAAATATAGGTAACAAATGTCCCTAAAATACTTCCTGCCATAACCTCTTTAGGAGAGTGAATCCGGCCTTCAATCCTCGATTGAGCCACTAAAAGTGCTATTCCAAAAGTTAGTATTGTTACCACTATATTTTCTGTAGCATAAGATACCCCTACCCAGAGTCCAAAAGCTACTGCTGAATGCCCGCTGGGCATTCCTCCATGCAGTAATTTTCCTTTTTTGTAATAAGATTTAATTATAAAAACTCCAATTACCACTATAAATATTATGAGTAAAACAGTGTCCACATAGGAAGATTTCAACAATCTAAAGACCTCAAAAGTATCTTTTTTTAATTTTTTACTAAAAATTATATAACCTATCACCAGAGCATTGAGAGATACCACCAGTACCGCTCCAGCTGCTACATCTTTGGCTTTTTTAGCCAGTGGATGATACCTAGTTGTACTAATATCCACTGCAGCTTCTATAGCGGTATTCATAAGTTCTGCAAAAAACACCAGGGATATAGCAAAAGAAAGGCTTTTCAGGTCAGATCCTGTTACACCAAATATAAGACTCAATATAACCACTAAGATCCCGGCAAATATATGAACCCTCATATTTCGTTCTGTTTTTATAGCTGTAACTATACCCTCTAGAGCATAATTTATACTTTCACTAAATTTACCATTTTTAGTTATTTTTTTTGTCATAAAACCACCCCAAATCGCCTACAGCGAAACTTAAAAACCGATAACTTTAAAAGCGATAAAATAAATTTCAGATCTATTTCACCAACTATCCAGCTTATTAATCTCAAAATAAAAACTTTTAATTCATTATATCTCTATATTGAATAATTTCCTTTTTCTTATTGGTTTTAATCAGTATCAGTAGTGGCTCAGACATAAAATTCTACTTAGATCCCCATAACTTTTTTAGTCTAGAGATATTTAAAATAACTTTAAATATCTCTGCTATATCCGTGTTTCTTTAGGATTTCTTCCTCTTTCTTTCTCATTATTTTTTTATCCTCATCCTCTATATGGTCGTAACCCAGGAGGTGTAAGATACCATGTGTCAATACATAGTAAAACTCTCTTTTAAAACTATGATTATAGTCACTGGCCTGTTCTTCTACCCTCTCTAAAGATATTACTATATCACCTAGAGTCAAGTAAGGTCCTAATTGAAAGTCATCTTCATTGTCTAGATATGCAAATGAGATCACATCTGTAGGCTGATCTTTATCCCTGTAATCTCTATTTACAGCTTGTATATTTTCATTATTGGTAAGTAAAAGTGACATATAAACATCTCTTTCGTTAGTGTACTCATCCTCTATGACAGTTTTTATATAATCTTCTACAGTCTCTAAATCTATAAATTCATCATACCCTTCTATTCCCTTAGTTAATTCAACAGTTATTTCCATTTTTCCTCCTGCAATTTTATTCTTTTATTTTATTCATATCATTTAATTATTTCTGTCCCGGATACTTTATCCTTACATGATGGATACTCATAAGTATCTTTGTAAAACTTTGGATTATAATTTCAATCTCTTTAAATGTAAGGTCTGCATCTGAAAGCTGCTGCTCCTCGATCTTTGACCCAATAATTTTTCGGAGCATCTTCTCTATCGTTACCGGTGTCTTTTCATCTAGTGACCTTACTGCTGCCTCAATAGAATCTGCCAGCATTATTACAGCTGACTCCTTACTCCTAGGCTTAGGTCCACTATATCTAAAGTCACTTTCTTCTAAATGCGGATTACTTTGTTTTGCTTTATTATAAAAATAAGCCAGTAAAGTTGTCCCCTGATGTTCATACATAATATCCCTTATTTCTTTGGGCAGATTATACTCCCTTCCCATTTCATCACCATCTCTAGTGTGAGATGTTATTATAAGGGTACTCAAAGTAGGACTCAGGTTATTATGCGGATTTACTC is from Psychrilyobacter atlanticus DSM 19335 and encodes:
- a CDS encoding endonuclease/exonuclease/phosphatase family protein; this encodes MKKILKLIVIFLTIGIFAFGSTAHIASFNTLHLGWKNDHRQEKIEGLASIISSFDLTGIQEVMKKDEVKKLTNELKAQTGVEWRYHISPYAVGSKKYREYFAYIYRTDRVKLLKKGKFYPEENRGKYFMREPYGAKFQMGDFKFTYVLVHSIFGKKKTERQLEGMQMIDVYDWFKEEYDKSDEENIVIIGGDFNIPSYDDAFSGFLKHSDVIVDAIPPNQKTTIGKSGLVSSYDHIFYPYELMQGWYTGRSGVLDFTDNNYREIRKVISDHLPVFIEVNTKRDEGE
- the efp gene encoding elongation factor P — its product is MKSADKLRAGSTFEVNGVPFLILKAERFQSTSGKRQRAPEITFKVKDLISGRINETTVKASDMMNDIMLDKQSMQFLYEDGGEYNFMNQETFEQIGLQKDDLDGAVNYLKEEVIIDILFYEGRPVGVELENHMVFKVTYTEPGLKGDTTGKALKSATIETGYELMVPLFIEMDELIRIDTRTGKYVERAK
- a CDS encoding Mbeg1-like protein produces the protein MITELDYLVLSGLSYGDFKEEDIGFSLEEILFLNSESKKRLLSFPNEVWSYGGSEIFERTFHTFLCEWKIIGIMDDTYKQGTEKTGFYAIAFEKNKQIVISYRGTELSSFGEAYKDFIETDLLLGVDRKPKQLEQGVEFYKKMLKIEHESIALTGHSLGGGIAQYVALISDLEEYGIPKVYTWNAVGINKVGILSLEDFLEFDLIAERKCPSLRNNEVLYKRVKTYYYSYLLKLLKRNNYIKDKESIKKISKLEFKLELDEDAEKRLENIFTTTNKPLLPFFAKKEEQKNELVMSPKVFIDDFFNEDMIYEELTRARKFIKKFKKNNKYDEHIINFVHSEDFTITLYPHLGSTYAINKGLIRSDEKLHPLLKKMYAFTKSMRSYHMYQVFLPFFSFEGEDRGQIKKELSIDYIATEVRRVIYQEKNLSDEFLGFYYNGLELDSENYYKIKKTLLHGMGMTKADIKYLKESTLMIKRMNFEKFRELWKKVQNKVGSPYMKKDIYDLISFHERHK
- a CDS encoding diacylglycerol kinase, which codes for MTKKITKNGKFSESINYALEGIVTAIKTERNMRVHIFAGILVVILSLIFGVTGSDLKSLSFAISLVFFAELMNTAIEAAVDISTTRYHPLAKKAKDVAAGAVLVVSLNALVIGYIIFSKKLKKDTFEVFRLLKSSYVDTVLLIIFIVVIGVFIIKSYYKKGKLLHGGMPSGHSAVAFGLWVGVSYATENIVVTILTFGIALLVAQSRIEGRIHSPKEVMAGSILGTFVTYILLRLIF
- the ybeY gene encoding rRNA maturation RNase YbeY, producing MEITVELTKGIEGYDEFIDLETVEDYIKTVIEDEYTNERDVYMSLLLTNNENIQAVNRDYRDKDQPTDVISFAYLDNEDDFQLGPYLTLGDIVISLERVEEQASDYNHSFKREFYYVLTHGILHLLGYDHIEDEDKKIMRKKEEEILKKHGYSRDI